A window of Xiphophorus hellerii strain 12219 chromosome 7, Xiphophorus_hellerii-4.1, whole genome shotgun sequence contains these coding sequences:
- the tmem223 gene encoding transmembrane protein 223, with amino-acid sequence MGYERLLCGALERYSRLFRLGNFQQKARVFENATQSSGESTRLFTWFGQNGEILAPTARQVAARRGYCSSTQPAKDVTLFEHDRTRFFRVLTVFCGGQFVFWTYLAQFAFTGLRDTGGKGQAKAPTTTGLAGMWSFEMNLGSNAWRYGFTLGCLTIGAGIVGLGALFCRRSVSKVILHKGGRMVTVRTQSPLGPGRGRTINVPLNQVACHSHRQESPSFIPLRVKGHRLYFLLDKNGTVNNARLFDVTVGAYRPF; translated from the coding sequence ATGGGATATGAGCGCCTACTTTGCGGAGCTCTGGAGCGGTACTCCAGGCTCTTTCGACTCGGCAATTTTCAGCAGAAAGCTCGAGTCTTTGAAAATGCGACCCAGTCGAGCGGGGAATCCACGCGATTATTTACCTGGTTCGGACAGAACGGGGAGATTCTTGCTCCCACAGCCCGCCAGGTAGCAGCCCGTCGAGGCTACTGCAGCTCCACCCAGCCTGCCAAAGATGTCACCCTGTTCGAGCACGACAGAACCCGCTTCTTCCGGGTGCTGACGGTCTTCTGCGGCGGCCAGTTCGTCTTCTGGACGTACCTGGCTCAGTTCGCCTTCACCGGGCTCAGAGACACCGGCGGAAAGGGCCAAGCTAAGGCGCCCACCACCACCGGACTGGCCGGGATGTGGAGTTTCGAGATGAACCTGGGTTCAAACGCCTGGAGGTACGGCTTTACCCTGGGATGCCTGACCATAGGAGCGGGGATAGTCGGGCTCGGGGCTCTGTTCTGCCGGAGGTCGGTCAGTAAGGTGATTCTACATAAGGGTGGGAGGATGGTGACGGTACGGACACAGTCCCCTCTGGGACCAGGCAGAGGCAGGACCATTAATGTGCCACTAAATCAGGTGGCCTGCCACTCTCATAGACAGGAGTCCCCCTCGTTCATCCCGCTCAGAGTCAAGGGCCACCGGCTCTACTTTCTGCTGGACAAAAATGGGACCGTAAACAACGCCAGGCTGTTTGACGTCACTGTTGGTGCATATAGACCATTTTAA